One part of the Lotus japonicus ecotype B-129 chromosome 2, LjGifu_v1.2 genome encodes these proteins:
- the LOC130738398 gene encoding cysteine-rich receptor-like protein kinase 25 isoform X3, with amino-acid sequence MVRYSTTSLFSTMVKDTSFKMHNSGNVSNPASFKRLLLDTINKTVDLAALPPIGDKKFATTEVPFTGHETLYILAQCTPDLSPLDCRTCLSAMVGALPNCCEGKVGGRVASPSCNIRYELYPFFYHPSVSSSSVLALSPNTSRADSPDPTYLSHNCSTNKNFTANSTFQTHITTLLSYLSSNSTNTKFHKADVGGTVYGLFMCQFDLPPHLCQKCVSDAIHQTPSVCGTAQEAVIWYTHCMFRYSNGNFFYKVDTSSVYSDLNITSNNTSIYKMEQNMIVRIAKTVDNAAIQAGDSDERHGTVSSKLNDGLTLYALAQCTHDLAINDCKGCLGVVIGEAIPWTYLGSIGGRVMYPSCSLRFELFLFYKEPNNSLSPNGVPSSAREKNHGQLRTIVLIVVGVIIILMAASFVGYCMLRRKAKKSYTTIIKENLCEEFATLEPLHFDLAMIKAATNNFANENKIGKGGFGEVYKGIFLDGRQIAVKRLSSSSTQGANEFKNEILLIAKLQHRNLVAFIGFCLEEEEKILIYEYVTNRSLDYFLFDSQQPKPLSWVERYSIIKGIAQGITYLHEHSRLKVIHRDLKPSNVLLDENMIPKISDFGLARIVEINQDQESTHRIVGTYGYMSPEYAMLGHFSEKSDVFSFGVMILEIITGKKNLSSYELHRVMNGLLSYVWRQWKDQAPLTILDPTIKEAFFEFEVIKCIHIGLLCVQENPDARPTMTTIVSYLSSHSIELPTPQEPAFSSRRMSAQLTAQELSSFQSIKTSTIFSTNEMPISEFIPR; translated from the exons ATGGTTAGGTATTCCACCACCTCTTTGTTCTCCACTATGGTAAAAGATACTAGCTTTAAAATGCATAACAGCGGCAATGTCTCAAACCCAGCAAGCTTCAAGCGTTTATTGTTAGACACCATCAACAAAACTGTAGATTTAGCAGCCCTTCCACCTATTGGTGACAAGAAGTTTGCCACAACGGAAGTACCCTTCACAGGACATGAGACCCTTTATATTCTAGCTCAGTGCACACCAGATTTGTCACCCCTTGATTGCAGAACATGTCTCAGTGCAATGGTAGGGGCTCTTCCAAACTGTTGCGAAGGAAAGGTTGGAGGTAGAGTTGCATCTCCTAGCTGTAATATCAGGTATGAACTCTACCCTTTCTTCTACCACCCCAGTGTTTCATCATCATCTGTGCTCGCCCTTTCACCGAACACCTCGCGTGCAGATTCACCAGACCCGACTTACCTCTCCCACAACTGCTCAACCAACAAAAACTTCACTGCCAATAGCACTTTCCAAACACACATCACCACCCTTCTCTCTTACTTGTCTTCCAACTCCACCAACACCAAATTTCATAAAGCTGATGTGGGTGGCACAGTTTATGGCCTCTTCATGTGCCAATTTGACCTCCCCCCTCACCTCTGTCAAAAGTGTGTCTCTGACGCAATTCATCAAACACCTTCAGTGTGTGGCACAGCCCAAGAGGCTGTGATATGGTACACTCACTGCATGTTTCGGTACTCAAATGGGAATTTCTTCTACAAAGTGGACACAAGTTCTGTGTATTCAGATTTGAATATTACCAGTAACAATACCTCTATCTACAAAATGGAACAGAACATGATTGTTAGAATAGCAAAGACAGTAGATAATGCAGCAATACAAGCAGGGGACAGTGATGAGAGACATGGAACAGTGTCATCCAAACTGAATGATGGGCTAACGTTGTATGCTCTTGCTCAGTGTACACATGATTTGGCCATCAATGATTGCAAGGGTTGTCTTGGAGTTGTGATTGGAGAAGCAATTCCATGGACTTATTTGGGAAGCATAGGTGGAAGAGTTATGTATCCTAGCTGCAGTCTTAGGTTTGAGTTGTTCTTATTTTACAAGGAGCCTAATAATTCTCTATCCCCAAATGGTGTGCCATCCTCCGCCCGAG AAAAAAATCATGGTCAATTGCGAACAATTGTCTTGATTGTTGTTGGCGTGATTATTATTTTGATGGCCGCCTCTTTTGTTGGCTACTGCATGCTAAGGAGAAAAGCCAAAAAAAGTTATACGACCATTATCAAAGAAAATC TTTGTGAAGAATTTGCCACTTTAGAGCCGTTGCACTTTGATTTGGCTATGATTAAAGCAGCAACCAACAACTTTGCAAATGAGAATAAGATTGGTAAAGGTGGATTTGGAGAAGTTTACAag gGCATTTTTCTTGATGGGCGACAAATAGCTGTAAAGAGATTGTCAAGTAGTTCTACACAAGGTGCTAACGAGTTCAAGAATGAAATTCTATTGATAGCTAAGCTTCAACACCGAAACTTAGTGGCCTTCATTGGATTTTGccttgaagaagaagagaaaatacTTATTTACGAATATGTGACAAATAGGAGTCTTGActactttttatttg ATTCTCAGCAGCCAAAGCCTCTTAGTTGGGTTGAACGTTACAGTATTATAAAAGGGATTGCTCAAGGAATTACTTATTTACATGAACATTCCCGACTCAAAGTTATTCATCGTGATCTCAAACCAAGTAATGTTCTATTAGATGAAAATATGATTCCAAAAATTTCAGATTTTGGTTTAGCTAGAATTGTTGAAATAAACCAAGATCAAGAAAGTACACATAGAATTGTTGGGACATA TGGTTATATGTCTCCTGAGTATGCTATGCTTGGACATTTTTCTGAGAAATCGgatgttttcagttttggaGTCATGATTTTAGAGATTATTACTGGAAAAAAGAATCTAAGTTCTTATGAATTACATCGTGTTATGAACGGCCTTCTGAGCTAT GTTTGGAGACAATGGAAGGATCAAGCACCTTTAACTATCTTGGACCCAACTATCAAAGAAgcattttttgaatttgaagtcATTAAATGCATTCATATTGGTTTATTGTGTGTGCAAGAAAACCCTGATGCTAGACCGACAATGACAACAATTGTTTCATATCTTAGCAGTCATTCTATTGAATTACCAACTCCACAAGAACCGGCATTTTCCTCACGTAGAATGTCTGCACAACTAACTGCTCAAGAATTAAGTTCCTTTCAATCGATCAAGACTTCTACAATATTCTCTACCAATGAAATGCCTATAAGTGAATTTATTCCTCGATAG
- the LOC130738398 gene encoding cysteine-rich receptor-like protein kinase 25 isoform X1: MDSYKIFLLFIIVNLFCFAINEAQEDPFYLYQDCSSEKTNANTSFQLTLTKLLSSLSSHATDNTQFYNTTSPGNNPSDSISVMFMCRGDVSSNLCQLCIDTARGKLSTQCPLSKEANIWYEECMVRYSTTSLFSTMVKDTSFKMHNSGNVSNPASFKRLLLDTINKTVDLAALPPIGDKKFATTEVPFTGHETLYILAQCTPDLSPLDCRTCLSAMVGALPNCCEGKVGGRVASPSCNIRYELYPFFYHPSVSSSSVLALSPNTSRADSPDPTYLSHNCSTNKNFTANSTFQTHITTLLSYLSSNSTNTKFHKADVGGTVYGLFMCQFDLPPHLCQKCVSDAIHQTPSVCGTAQEAVIWYTHCMFRYSNGNFFYKVDTSSVYSDLNITSNNTSIYKMEQNMIVRIAKTVDNAAIQAGDSDERHGTVSSKLNDGLTLYALAQCTHDLAINDCKGCLGVVIGEAIPWTYLGSIGGRVMYPSCSLRFELFLFYKEPNNSLSPNGVPSSAREKNHGQLRTIVLIVVGVIIILMAASFVGYCMLRRKAKKSYTTIIKENLCEEFATLEPLHFDLAMIKAATNNFANENKIGKGGFGEVYKGIFLDGRQIAVKRLSSSSTQGANEFKNEILLIAKLQHRNLVAFIGFCLEEEEKILIYEYVTNRSLDYFLFDSQQPKPLSWVERYSIIKGIAQGITYLHEHSRLKVIHRDLKPSNVLLDENMIPKISDFGLARIVEINQDQESTHRIVGTYGYMSPEYAMLGHFSEKSDVFSFGVMILEIITGKKNLSSYELHRVMNGLLSYVWRQWKDQAPLTILDPTIKEAFFEFEVIKCIHIGLLCVQENPDARPTMTTIVSYLSSHSIELPTPQEPAFSSRRMSAQLTAQELSSFQSIKTSTIFSTNEMPISEFIPR, translated from the exons ATGGATTCCTACAAAATTTTCTTACTCTTTATCATTGTTAACTTATTCTGTTTCGCAATTAATGAGGCACAAGAGGACCCTTTTTATCTATACCAAGATTGTTCCAGCGAAAAAACAAATGCCAATACCTCTTTCCAATTGACCCTCACAAAGCTCCTCTCTTCCCTATCATCACATGCCACCGACAACACCCAATTCTATAACACCACTTCCCCTGGAAACAACCCTTCTGACTCAATCTCTGTCATGTTCATGTGCAGGGGTGATGTCTCTTCTAATCTCTGCCAACTATGCATCGACACTGCAAGGGGGAAACTGTCAACACAGTGCCCCTTGTCAAAAGAAGCTAATATTTGGTATGAAGAGTGCATGGTTAGGTATTCCACCACCTCTTTGTTCTCCACTATGGTAAAAGATACTAGCTTTAAAATGCATAACAGCGGCAATGTCTCAAACCCAGCAAGCTTCAAGCGTTTATTGTTAGACACCATCAACAAAACTGTAGATTTAGCAGCCCTTCCACCTATTGGTGACAAGAAGTTTGCCACAACGGAAGTACCCTTCACAGGACATGAGACCCTTTATATTCTAGCTCAGTGCACACCAGATTTGTCACCCCTTGATTGCAGAACATGTCTCAGTGCAATGGTAGGGGCTCTTCCAAACTGTTGCGAAGGAAAGGTTGGAGGTAGAGTTGCATCTCCTAGCTGTAATATCAGGTATGAACTCTACCCTTTCTTCTACCACCCCAGTGTTTCATCATCATCTGTGCTCGCCCTTTCACCGAACACCTCGCGTGCAGATTCACCAGACCCGACTTACCTCTCCCACAACTGCTCAACCAACAAAAACTTCACTGCCAATAGCACTTTCCAAACACACATCACCACCCTTCTCTCTTACTTGTCTTCCAACTCCACCAACACCAAATTTCATAAAGCTGATGTGGGTGGCACAGTTTATGGCCTCTTCATGTGCCAATTTGACCTCCCCCCTCACCTCTGTCAAAAGTGTGTCTCTGACGCAATTCATCAAACACCTTCAGTGTGTGGCACAGCCCAAGAGGCTGTGATATGGTACACTCACTGCATGTTTCGGTACTCAAATGGGAATTTCTTCTACAAAGTGGACACAAGTTCTGTGTATTCAGATTTGAATATTACCAGTAACAATACCTCTATCTACAAAATGGAACAGAACATGATTGTTAGAATAGCAAAGACAGTAGATAATGCAGCAATACAAGCAGGGGACAGTGATGAGAGACATGGAACAGTGTCATCCAAACTGAATGATGGGCTAACGTTGTATGCTCTTGCTCAGTGTACACATGATTTGGCCATCAATGATTGCAAGGGTTGTCTTGGAGTTGTGATTGGAGAAGCAATTCCATGGACTTATTTGGGAAGCATAGGTGGAAGAGTTATGTATCCTAGCTGCAGTCTTAGGTTTGAGTTGTTCTTATTTTACAAGGAGCCTAATAATTCTCTATCCCCAAATGGTGTGCCATCCTCCGCCCGAG AAAAAAATCATGGTCAATTGCGAACAATTGTCTTGATTGTTGTTGGCGTGATTATTATTTTGATGGCCGCCTCTTTTGTTGGCTACTGCATGCTAAGGAGAAAAGCCAAAAAAAGTTATACGACCATTATCAAAGAAAATC TTTGTGAAGAATTTGCCACTTTAGAGCCGTTGCACTTTGATTTGGCTATGATTAAAGCAGCAACCAACAACTTTGCAAATGAGAATAAGATTGGTAAAGGTGGATTTGGAGAAGTTTACAag gGCATTTTTCTTGATGGGCGACAAATAGCTGTAAAGAGATTGTCAAGTAGTTCTACACAAGGTGCTAACGAGTTCAAGAATGAAATTCTATTGATAGCTAAGCTTCAACACCGAAACTTAGTGGCCTTCATTGGATTTTGccttgaagaagaagagaaaatacTTATTTACGAATATGTGACAAATAGGAGTCTTGActactttttatttg ATTCTCAGCAGCCAAAGCCTCTTAGTTGGGTTGAACGTTACAGTATTATAAAAGGGATTGCTCAAGGAATTACTTATTTACATGAACATTCCCGACTCAAAGTTATTCATCGTGATCTCAAACCAAGTAATGTTCTATTAGATGAAAATATGATTCCAAAAATTTCAGATTTTGGTTTAGCTAGAATTGTTGAAATAAACCAAGATCAAGAAAGTACACATAGAATTGTTGGGACATA TGGTTATATGTCTCCTGAGTATGCTATGCTTGGACATTTTTCTGAGAAATCGgatgttttcagttttggaGTCATGATTTTAGAGATTATTACTGGAAAAAAGAATCTAAGTTCTTATGAATTACATCGTGTTATGAACGGCCTTCTGAGCTAT GTTTGGAGACAATGGAAGGATCAAGCACCTTTAACTATCTTGGACCCAACTATCAAAGAAgcattttttgaatttgaagtcATTAAATGCATTCATATTGGTTTATTGTGTGTGCAAGAAAACCCTGATGCTAGACCGACAATGACAACAATTGTTTCATATCTTAGCAGTCATTCTATTGAATTACCAACTCCACAAGAACCGGCATTTTCCTCACGTAGAATGTCTGCACAACTAACTGCTCAAGAATTAAGTTCCTTTCAATCGATCAAGACTTCTACAATATTCTCTACCAATGAAATGCCTATAAGTGAATTTATTCCTCGATAG
- the LOC130738398 gene encoding uncharacterized protein LOC130738398 isoform X2, whose product MDSYKIFLLFIIVNLFCFAINEAQEDPFYLYQDCSSEKTNANTSFQLTLTKLLSSLSSHATDNTQFYNTTSPGNNPSDSISVMFMCRGDVSSNLCQLCIDTARGKLSTQCPLSKEANIWYEECMVRYSTTSLFSTMVKDTSFKMHNSGNVSNPASFKRLLLDTINKTVDLAALPPIGDKKFATTEVPFTGHETLYILAQCTPDLSPLDCRTCLSAMVGALPNCCEGKVGGRVASPSCNIRYELYPFFYHPSVSSSSVLALSPNTSRADSPDPTYLSHNCSTNKNFTANSTFQTHITTLLSYLSSNSTNTKFHKADVGGTVYGLFMCQFDLPPHLCQKCVSDAIHQTPSVCGTAQEAVIWYTHCMFRYSNGNFFYKVDTSSVYSDLNITSNNTSIYKMEQNMIVRIAKTVDNAAIQAGDSDERHGTVSSKLNDGLTLYALAQCTHDLAINDCKGCLGVVIGEAIPWTYLGSIGGRVMYPSCSLRFELFLFYKEPNNSLSPNGVPSSARATMGKGKVDANPLKMKEYLAQSAAAAKKRAAETEQKKKNEGTSGSDNVRDPKRQKTSGAAGGKPLHQSTLDSKSRPAEKKKGHDNVPPPQQDPSTLINRPSTPFGQAGPSSAIGGEAPPPLLSLSDPHFNGLEFMTRTFDNRIHKDISGQGPPNIASMAIHHALSAASTVAGMAQCVKELISAKNRFEKKAADYKTAYEQAKTDAETANNKLKSAEEKCAKLTEDLAASDLLLQKTKSLKEAINDKHTAIQAKYQKLEKKHDRLNASILGRASLQYAQGFLAAKEQISVVEPGFDLSRIGWLKEIKDGQVVGDDDISLDLLPQFNDESEPEEDGEDGNEQHRNEDQGKEDPQAGTSQGNNANNENLA is encoded by the exons ATGGATTCCTACAAAATTTTCTTACTCTTTATCATTGTTAACTTATTCTGTTTCGCAATTAATGAGGCACAAGAGGACCCTTTTTATCTATACCAAGATTGTTCCAGCGAAAAAACAAATGCCAATACCTCTTTCCAATTGACCCTCACAAAGCTCCTCTCTTCCCTATCATCACATGCCACCGACAACACCCAATTCTATAACACCACTTCCCCTGGAAACAACCCTTCTGACTCAATCTCTGTCATGTTCATGTGCAGGGGTGATGTCTCTTCTAATCTCTGCCAACTATGCATCGACACTGCAAGGGGGAAACTGTCAACACAGTGCCCCTTGTCAAAAGAAGCTAATATTTGGTATGAAGAGTGCATGGTTAGGTATTCCACCACCTCTTTGTTCTCCACTATGGTAAAAGATACTAGCTTTAAAATGCATAACAGCGGCAATGTCTCAAACCCAGCAAGCTTCAAGCGTTTATTGTTAGACACCATCAACAAAACTGTAGATTTAGCAGCCCTTCCACCTATTGGTGACAAGAAGTTTGCCACAACGGAAGTACCCTTCACAGGACATGAGACCCTTTATATTCTAGCTCAGTGCACACCAGATTTGTCACCCCTTGATTGCAGAACATGTCTCAGTGCAATGGTAGGGGCTCTTCCAAACTGTTGCGAAGGAAAGGTTGGAGGTAGAGTTGCATCTCCTAGCTGTAATATCAGGTATGAACTCTACCCTTTCTTCTACCACCCCAGTGTTTCATCATCATCTGTGCTCGCCCTTTCACCGAACACCTCGCGTGCAGATTCACCAGACCCGACTTACCTCTCCCACAACTGCTCAACCAACAAAAACTTCACTGCCAATAGCACTTTCCAAACACACATCACCACCCTTCTCTCTTACTTGTCTTCCAACTCCACCAACACCAAATTTCATAAAGCTGATGTGGGTGGCACAGTTTATGGCCTCTTCATGTGCCAATTTGACCTCCCCCCTCACCTCTGTCAAAAGTGTGTCTCTGACGCAATTCATCAAACACCTTCAGTGTGTGGCACAGCCCAAGAGGCTGTGATATGGTACACTCACTGCATGTTTCGGTACTCAAATGGGAATTTCTTCTACAAAGTGGACACAAGTTCTGTGTATTCAGATTTGAATATTACCAGTAACAATACCTCTATCTACAAAATGGAACAGAACATGATTGTTAGAATAGCAAAGACAGTAGATAATGCAGCAATACAAGCAGGGGACAGTGATGAGAGACATGGAACAGTGTCATCCAAACTGAATGATGGGCTAACGTTGTATGCTCTTGCTCAGTGTACACATGATTTGGCCATCAATGATTGCAAGGGTTGTCTTGGAGTTGTGATTGGAGAAGCAATTCCATGGACTTATTTGGGAAGCATAGGTGGAAGAGTTATGTATCCTAGCTGCAGTCTTAGGTTTGAGTTGTTCTTATTTTACAAGGAGCCTAATAATTCTCTATCCCCAAATGGTGTGCCATCCTCCGCCCGAG ctacgatgggaaaaggcaaggttgacgcgaacccactcaagatgaaggagtacctcgcccagtctgctgcggcggcgaaaaagagggccgccgaaactgagcagaagaagaagaatgaaggtacctcgggttctgacaacgtcagggaccctaaacgtcaaaaaacttcaggtgctgctggtggtaagcctctccaccaatcaactcttgattcaaaaagtcgtccagctgagaaaaagaagggacatgacaatgtcccgccccctcaacaagatccaagcacgctgatcaaccgcccatcaactccatttggccaggctggccctagttcagccattggtggcgaagctcctccccccttgctgagcttgtcggatcctcacttcaatgggctggaattcatgacccgtacttttgacaaccggattcacaaggacatttccggtcagggtccccccaacattgcttccatggcgatccatcacgcgctttctgccgccagtactgtagcgggaatggctcagtgtgtgaaagagttgatctcagccaaaaaccgttttgagaagaaggcagctgattacaagacagcctatgaacaggctaaaactgatgctgagaccgccaacaacaagctgaaatctgctgaggagaagtgtgctaaattaactgaagacttggctgcttcggacctgcttcttcaaaagaccaagtctcttaaagaagccataaatgacaagcacactgccattcaagccaaatatcaaaagttggagaagaaacatgatcgcctgaatgcttccatcctagggcgtgcttctctccaatatgctcaaggctttctggcggccaaagagcagatcagtgtagttgagccgggctttgatctttcccgcattgggtggttgaaggagatcaaggatggtcaagtagttggtgatgatgacattagcctcgatctccttccccaattcaatgatgagagtgagcctgaagaagatggcgaggatgggaatgagcagcacaggaatgaggatcaagggaaggaagatcctcaagctgggacaagccagggcaacaacgccaacaacgagaacctggcttga